The following proteins come from a genomic window of Salvia hispanica cultivar TCC Black 2014 chromosome 4, UniMelb_Shisp_WGS_1.0, whole genome shotgun sequence:
- the LOC125224569 gene encoding glycosyltransferase family 92 protein At1g27200 yields the protein MARKKSLRASFVYVVVTVFFLASLYHYLNGAVSTFSSAAIVSFSAAKSPFHRRSLPSTAVLVHDWQVLVILTPETPPPPDLTAYSCVFHTGEISPAKFSGMLPYPDRGTFTCLFPIRARRRSPFRQPILSLRKLPATAPSSPPPLPLWSNLVYDSLTTESDVVLFVKGIHTRQGANRKPIEFRCVFFSSSAADGVRTAVTHSKQEVFRCGRPNITAVNSVGAETELVRVSLEIVAENRVVPSVAYYTPPRRLASHGGKSLLCASTMVYDVTKYLKEWVLYHAKIGVEKFLLYDNGSDDDLAKTVAELADDGFDVAAYNWRWPKTQEAGFSHSAIYASEACTWMIYIDVDEFVYSPSWNNLTSPSPELLQLGIENSPDKLGQISINCREFGPSEQKIHPVLGVIYGYDCRRRLENRHKSVVRLSAVDASLMNAIHHFYLKEGFKTRRLNTTAMVVNHYKYQAWPEFKAKFRRRVSAYVLDWTQKMNPKSNDRTPGLGFSPVEPAGWPEKFCEVRDEALKDLTIRWFGIESEFGIKMPWER from the coding sequence ATGGCTCGGAAAAAAAGCCTTAGAGCGAGTTTTGTATACGTCGTCGTTACGGTCTTCTTCTTGGCCTCTCTCTACCACTACCTCAACGGCGCCGTTTCAACATTCTCCTCCGCCGCAATCGTCTCCTTCTCCGCAGCCAAATCCCCCTTCCACCGCCGATCACTCCCCTCCACCGCCGTCCTCGTCCACGACTGGCAGGTCCTCGTCATCCTCACGCCGGAAACCCCTCCGCCGCCGGATCTCACCGCCTACTCCTGCGTATTCCACACAGGCGAGATCTCTCCGGCCAAATTCTCCGGCATGCTCCCCTACCCCGATCGAGGCACCTTCACCTGCCTATTCCCAATCCGAGCTCGCCGGAGATCGCCTTTTCGACAGCCGATTTTATCACTGCGGAAATTGCCGGCGACTGCTCCGTCGTCTCCTCCGCCGCTGCCGCTGTGGTCGAATCTCGTGTACGACTCCTTAACGACGGAATCCGACGTCGTATTGTTCGTGAAGGGGATCCACACGCGGCAGGGCGCAAATCGGAAACCGATCGAGTTCCGCTGCGTGTTTTTTTCCTCCTCCGCCGCTGACGGCGTCAGAACCGCCGTCACTCACTCCAAGCAGGAAGTGTTCCGCTGCGGACGGCCGAACATAACGGCCGTTAACTCCGTTGGCGCGGAAACGGAATTAGTGAGAGTCTCCTTAGAAATAGTAGCGGAAAATCGGGTGGTCCCCTCCGTGGCGTACTACACTCCCCCGCGCAGGTTAGCCTCCCACGGCGGGAAGTCGCTACTTTGCGCCTCGACGATGGTTTACGATGTGACCAAGTACCTCAAGGAGTGGGTGTTGTACCACGCCAAAATCGGCGTCGAGAAATTCCTCCTCTACGACAACGGCAGCGACGACGATCTAGCGAAAACGGTGGCGGAGCTCGCCGACGACGGATTCGACGTCGCGGCGTACAATTGGCGGTGGCCGAAGACGCAGGAGGCAGGGTTCTCGCACAGCGCGATCTACGCTTCGGAGGCTTGTACCTGGATGATCTACATCGACGTCGACGAATTCGTCTACTCGCCGTCCTGGAACAACCTCACGTCGCCGTCGCCGGAGCTTCTCCAGCTCGGAATCGAAAATTCACCTGACAAATTAGGCCAAATCAGCATCAATTGCCGCGAATTCGGACCGTCGGAGCAGAAAATCCACCCGGTTTTGGGGGTAATCTACGGCTACgactgccgccgccgcctcgaGAATCGGCACAAATCGGTGGTGCGGCTGAGCGCCGTCGACGCCTCGCTAATGAACGCGATCCACCATTTCTACCTGAAAGAAGGATTCAAAACCAGGAGACTGAACACGACGGCGATGGTGGTGAATCACTACAAATACCAGGCGTGGCCGGAGTTCAAGGCCAAATTCCGGCGGCGCGTGTCGGCTTACGTGCTCGATTGGACGCAGAAGATGAACCCTAAGTCGAACGACCGGACCCCGGGCCTAGGGTTTTCTCCGGTTGAGCCGGCTGGGTGGCCGGAGAAGTTCTGCGAGGTGCGGGACGAGGCGTTGAAGGATTTGACGATCCGGTGGTTCGGAATCGAGTCGGAATTCGGGATCAAAATGCCGTGGGAGAGATGA
- the LOC125224486 gene encoding probable serine/threonine-protein kinase PBL21 isoform X2 → MGCFSCIRPSKKNVKDYNAGDIDTNSVVGGRRKANVNVSMKKGGSGRAKGKDGNNPSKGNAAHSFTFKDLALATQNFRESNLIGGGGFGSVYKGRLESGLVVAVKQLNLEGLQGNQEFIVEVLMLSLLHHPNLVNLIGYCTDGDQRLLVYEFMQMGSLENHLFEPTQMPLSWSTRMKIAVDAARGIEYLHCKVNPPVIYRDLKSSNILLDNDFNAKLSDFGLAKLGPVGENTHVSTRVMGTYGYCAPEYAESGKLTLKSDIYSFGVVLLELITGRMAIDHTKPPGEQNLVKWSLPYLKQPKRYIQMVDPLLEGQFSVRCLHHAVAVAAMCLQEQANFRPLISDIVLALEFLASQPDNSRRGMSHIRTSPSPSHVDAKRADLRRHGRENRSS, encoded by the exons atgggTTGCTTTTCTTGCATACGTCCTTCCAAAAAGAATGTGAAGGATTATAATGCAGGAGATATAGACACGAATTCAGTGG TTGGTGGGAGGAGAAAGGCTAATGTGAATG TGAGTATGAAGAAGGGTGGTTCTGGGAGGGCGAAGGGCAAGGACGGAAACAACCCTTCGAAGGGCAATGCTGCTCATAGCTTCACATTCAAAGACCTTGCTCTGGCCACTCAGAACTTTAGGGAGTCTAATCTGATAGGCGGGGGAGGTTTTGGGAGCGTTTACAAAGGTCGCCTTGAATCTGGCTTG GTTGTTGCTGTGAAGCAGCTTAATCTTGAAGGGCTGCAAGGGAATCAAGAATTCATTGTGGAGGTTCTAATGCTGAGCCTTTTGCACCATCCGAACCTCGTGAACCTGATCGGGTATTGCACTGATGGCGACCAGAGGCTCCTCGTTTACGAGTTCATGCAGATGGGCAGCTTGGAGAATCATCTGTTTg AGCCTACTCAGATGCCACTGAGTTGGAGCACGAGGATGAAGATCGCTGTTGATGCTGCTCGTGGCATCGAGTATCTTCACTGCAAAGTGAATCCACCTGTCATCTATCGCGACTTGAAGTCTTCGAACATACTGTTGGACAATGATTTCAATGCCAAGTTGTCAGATTTCGGGCTTGCCAAGCTAGGGCCGGTTGGCGAAAATACTCATGTCTCAACGCGAGTGATGGGGACCTACGGATACTGTGCTCCGGAATACGCCGAGAGCGGCAAGCTCACCCTAAAATCCGATATCTACAGCTTCGGTGTGGTTCTGTTGGAGCTCATCACCGGACGCATGGCCATCGACCACACCAAACCCCCGGGAGAGCAGAATCTTGTTAAGTGG TCTCTGCCGTATTTGAAGCAACCGAAGAGATACATACAGATGGTGGATCCTCTACTCGAAGGGCAGTTCTCGGTCCGGTGCCTCCACCACGCTGTTGCAGTCGCTGCAATGTGCCTGCAAGAACAAGCCAACTTCCGCCCGTTGATCAGCGACATTGTGTTGGCGCTCGAGTTCCTCGCGTCGCAGCCAGACAACTCTCGGAGAGGCATGTCCCACATCCGGACCTCACCATCGCCATCGCACGTAGATGCTAAAAGGGCCGATTTGAGAAGGCACGGTCGTGAGAATCGGTCGAGCTGA
- the LOC125224486 gene encoding probable serine/threonine-protein kinase PBL21 isoform X1, translated as MGCFSCIRPSKKNVKDYNAGDIDTNSVVGGRRKANVNGNVSMKKGGSGRAKGKDGNNPSKGNAAHSFTFKDLALATQNFRESNLIGGGGFGSVYKGRLESGLVVAVKQLNLEGLQGNQEFIVEVLMLSLLHHPNLVNLIGYCTDGDQRLLVYEFMQMGSLENHLFEPTQMPLSWSTRMKIAVDAARGIEYLHCKVNPPVIYRDLKSSNILLDNDFNAKLSDFGLAKLGPVGENTHVSTRVMGTYGYCAPEYAESGKLTLKSDIYSFGVVLLELITGRMAIDHTKPPGEQNLVKWSLPYLKQPKRYIQMVDPLLEGQFSVRCLHHAVAVAAMCLQEQANFRPLISDIVLALEFLASQPDNSRRGMSHIRTSPSPSHVDAKRADLRRHGRENRSS; from the exons atgggTTGCTTTTCTTGCATACGTCCTTCCAAAAAGAATGTGAAGGATTATAATGCAGGAGATATAGACACGAATTCAGTGG TTGGTGGGAGGAGAAAGGCTAATGTGAATGGTAATG TGAGTATGAAGAAGGGTGGTTCTGGGAGGGCGAAGGGCAAGGACGGAAACAACCCTTCGAAGGGCAATGCTGCTCATAGCTTCACATTCAAAGACCTTGCTCTGGCCACTCAGAACTTTAGGGAGTCTAATCTGATAGGCGGGGGAGGTTTTGGGAGCGTTTACAAAGGTCGCCTTGAATCTGGCTTG GTTGTTGCTGTGAAGCAGCTTAATCTTGAAGGGCTGCAAGGGAATCAAGAATTCATTGTGGAGGTTCTAATGCTGAGCCTTTTGCACCATCCGAACCTCGTGAACCTGATCGGGTATTGCACTGATGGCGACCAGAGGCTCCTCGTTTACGAGTTCATGCAGATGGGCAGCTTGGAGAATCATCTGTTTg AGCCTACTCAGATGCCACTGAGTTGGAGCACGAGGATGAAGATCGCTGTTGATGCTGCTCGTGGCATCGAGTATCTTCACTGCAAAGTGAATCCACCTGTCATCTATCGCGACTTGAAGTCTTCGAACATACTGTTGGACAATGATTTCAATGCCAAGTTGTCAGATTTCGGGCTTGCCAAGCTAGGGCCGGTTGGCGAAAATACTCATGTCTCAACGCGAGTGATGGGGACCTACGGATACTGTGCTCCGGAATACGCCGAGAGCGGCAAGCTCACCCTAAAATCCGATATCTACAGCTTCGGTGTGGTTCTGTTGGAGCTCATCACCGGACGCATGGCCATCGACCACACCAAACCCCCGGGAGAGCAGAATCTTGTTAAGTGG TCTCTGCCGTATTTGAAGCAACCGAAGAGATACATACAGATGGTGGATCCTCTACTCGAAGGGCAGTTCTCGGTCCGGTGCCTCCACCACGCTGTTGCAGTCGCTGCAATGTGCCTGCAAGAACAAGCCAACTTCCGCCCGTTGATCAGCGACATTGTGTTGGCGCTCGAGTTCCTCGCGTCGCAGCCAGACAACTCTCGGAGAGGCATGTCCCACATCCGGACCTCACCATCGCCATCGCACGTAGATGCTAAAAGGGCCGATTTGAGAAGGCACGGTCGTGAGAATCGGTCGAGCTGA
- the LOC125224486 gene encoding probable serine/threonine-protein kinase PBL21 isoform X3 has translation MVMVVAVKQLNLEGLQGNQEFIVEVLMLSLLHHPNLVNLIGYCTDGDQRLLVYEFMQMGSLENHLFEPTQMPLSWSTRMKIAVDAARGIEYLHCKVNPPVIYRDLKSSNILLDNDFNAKLSDFGLAKLGPVGENTHVSTRVMGTYGYCAPEYAESGKLTLKSDIYSFGVVLLELITGRMAIDHTKPPGEQNLVKWSLPYLKQPKRYIQMVDPLLEGQFSVRCLHHAVAVAAMCLQEQANFRPLISDIVLALEFLASQPDNSRRGMSHIRTSPSPSHVDAKRADLRRHGRENRSS, from the exons ATGGTAATG GTTGTTGCTGTGAAGCAGCTTAATCTTGAAGGGCTGCAAGGGAATCAAGAATTCATTGTGGAGGTTCTAATGCTGAGCCTTTTGCACCATCCGAACCTCGTGAACCTGATCGGGTATTGCACTGATGGCGACCAGAGGCTCCTCGTTTACGAGTTCATGCAGATGGGCAGCTTGGAGAATCATCTGTTTg AGCCTACTCAGATGCCACTGAGTTGGAGCACGAGGATGAAGATCGCTGTTGATGCTGCTCGTGGCATCGAGTATCTTCACTGCAAAGTGAATCCACCTGTCATCTATCGCGACTTGAAGTCTTCGAACATACTGTTGGACAATGATTTCAATGCCAAGTTGTCAGATTTCGGGCTTGCCAAGCTAGGGCCGGTTGGCGAAAATACTCATGTCTCAACGCGAGTGATGGGGACCTACGGATACTGTGCTCCGGAATACGCCGAGAGCGGCAAGCTCACCCTAAAATCCGATATCTACAGCTTCGGTGTGGTTCTGTTGGAGCTCATCACCGGACGCATGGCCATCGACCACACCAAACCCCCGGGAGAGCAGAATCTTGTTAAGTGG TCTCTGCCGTATTTGAAGCAACCGAAGAGATACATACAGATGGTGGATCCTCTACTCGAAGGGCAGTTCTCGGTCCGGTGCCTCCACCACGCTGTTGCAGTCGCTGCAATGTGCCTGCAAGAACAAGCCAACTTCCGCCCGTTGATCAGCGACATTGTGTTGGCGCTCGAGTTCCTCGCGTCGCAGCCAGACAACTCTCGGAGAGGCATGTCCCACATCCGGACCTCACCATCGCCATCGCACGTAGATGCTAAAAGGGCCGATTTGAGAAGGCACGGTCGTGAGAATCGGTCGAGCTGA